CGGCTTTGGAGCCGGGAACAACGCTGCCGATTGTTAGCTCGATCATGGCATCCTTGGCCGCCTGCTGTGCCATGGAGACGGCTTGATCGCATGCGGACTGGCTACCAGCGTTGCATTCATAGGTCGCGACGGTGATATCAACGGCATCGGAGGCAAGCAGAACCTTGTCGGTCGCTTCGAGGATCACCCCGATGACGATGATGACCGGAATCCAGAACGCGTTGTTTTCAGCGGCATTTCCGCCCGCGTCGGCTCCGGTGTCAACATCACCTCCCGCAAGCGCGGCGGCGAGACCAGCAGCGACGCGTGCGACATCTACGCCGCTTGCACGCCAGTTGTTGACGAGCACTATTGCTTCGTCACGCGTCAGATCGCCTTCTGTCAGTGTATCGTGGATGCTCTTTTCAAACAGTTCTGCGGTAACTTCACCGACAACGCCGCCAATCGCCCCAGACTTGCAGTCGCCAGCAGCGATCGCACCAGCGGCGCAGCCTAGCGCCGCGTGTGCGATCATCTGGGAAACCTTATCGATTTCCCCTGTATGATAAGCCTTGCCAATCTCCTGAGCGACGTTTTCACTGAGAACCGCCGCAGCCTCAAGCCTCAATGCACCGAGGAGGTTATCGTCAAGTTTCCCGCCTTCGATCGCGGTCGAAACACCTGCCTTCACGGTGGCGCGGATGAGTCCCTGCTGAATATCCTGGACGATCCGGTCGGCCAGAGGAGCATCTGCTGGCAACTCGTACCCAACACCAGCTACATCGGCCAACTGGACCGTCAGTCCGGCGGCTACCATGGAGGTCAGCAACGACCGAATATTTGCTGAAGAGCCAAGCTCCTTGAGGGCCGCACCGATGTCGCCCTGATTGTTGACAAGCGCCACCGCACTCTTGTTGATGAGCGATTGAAGCCCTGCCTGAATTGCCGCTTCCGCAACCGCATTGCCTGCCAGACCAAGTGAGCCTGCGACAGAACTGGTAAGACTTGCCGTGAAGCCTGTCATCGGTCCGGTGAGAGCAGCCGTGACCAACGTCACCAGCGCGGCTCCAGCTTCCGTCAGTCCCTGCGACTTGTAATCCCATTGCTGGAACTGAGCATCGACAGCCTTCCAGTCGACCTGTCCGGCGAGGGCGGGATCATTGCGGATTTCTCCAACCCATGCCAGTCCGGGGGACTGCGCAAGCTGATCGAGCGAGGCTTCGAGATTGCCGGTCTTGTGGTATTCGATGACGATACCGTTGCCAGCATCGATCTTGAGACCGCCGCCGGCCTCGATCTCGACATGGCGGATCGTTTCTTCCGCCTTCCCCTGATCACGCTCGTTCCACCAGAACAGGTCTTCCTCGCGCTTGAAGTCCTGCTTGAAACTCTGGTCGGTGTTGGTGAGAAGCGCGACCTTGCCTTCTTCCGCTTCAAGACGCGTTTCGCCGCCGCTTTTGACATGCGGAGCCTGGAGTGTCACATCGCCGCTTTCGGAGATGACGGACACATCCTTACCAGCGGTGATCGTCGTGGCTTCCGTCTCCACGGAAGAGGACTGGCGGCGGATATTGGTTTCCGTTCCGAGGAAGCCGCTGGTTTTGATGTCAAGCTTCAGGTCGCGGTTTTCACGGTTCTGAACCGAGGTGATGCTGACGTCGCCATCGGCTTGCAAGGTGACATTCTCGCCCGCCGAAGCCCTGGCACCACGAAGGGCCAGATCGTCACCGGCATCGATGAGCAGATTGCCGCCCGCCTGCAGTTCCGCCAGCGTATTGGTCAGGCTGTAGGCGCGATCATATCCGCCCTTGATCTTGTCGTCGCGGGACCGTTCCAGTTCGAGCGCAGATATATCGATAGCGCCGCCCGCATCCAGCGTCATGTCATCGCCCGCGACGAACTGCCCGCCTTCTGAGACAATGGAGCCGGACGCCTTCAGGAGAAGGTCCTCGCGCGCTTCAATACGCGCTGCCTGCTGAGCACGGTCGGCAAAACCATTGGCGTAAACGTCACGGACCTTCACCGTGTCGTTGACGATAGTGTCTGCCTCAACCGTGACGTTGCGACCGGAGACCGTGCCGGAGCGGTTGGAGAAGATACTGCCTGCGTCGATAACGATATCGGCACCCGCAAACAGGCTGCCACCATTGTTGAAGAGGGTGGCCGTAGTATCGATCGCGAGATTGCCGACCGTGGAGATTGCTCCGGAATTGGTCAGCGCTGCCGTTTCGATGCTGGCCTCTCCCGCCCTGATCTGTGCGCTGGCGAGACTTGTATTGGCGGCAGTCGAGGCGGAGAGATACAGGCGCGGAACCAGGACCTCCTGTCCGTCAACGACCTGCTTTTCCATCCAGACGATATCTTTCGTCAGGGCTGCCCGCTGCGATGGGGTCAGTGAAACACCGAAAGTCAAGCCCAGTTCCTGCCGGGCATCGGCGGCATTGTCATAGAGCGCCTGCATTAGCTTGTAGGGATCGAGGCCGGAGCCAAGCGCGCGACTTCCGGTCAGATTGAATATCTGGTCACGGATGAGGCGATATTCGACATAGGCATCGCCCAGCCGTTTCAGGGGCTGGTTGGGATCGTAGCTGCCGATTGTCTTGAGGAAGTAGTCCGAACCGAGGAATTTGGACGGATCGATGAATTCGGAACGGGTTTCTATTAGGAAGGGCATGTTGGGGGCAGCAGCGGTCTGGAACGTCGCCTGTCGCCCGAGTAGGGAGTTGACGCTTACATCCAGAGCCGAAATGCTTGCAAGATTGCGTGCTTCCGATGTGGACGCGATGTCGGCGGACGACAGCGCTCGGTTGCCCGATGAAAGCCCGATCTGGTTTGCCTGGCCACGCACGGCATTGTTATTGAGATAGCCGCTCACGTTGGCGCTGAGAGTGCCGCCTGCCTCGATGGTTCCAAAAACGGCGTCGTAAGTGCGCGAGGATGTGTCAGACTCTGTTGTCGTCCAATACCGCGTTTTGCGATCAACGCAGACACCAAGAATTCGTCGTGCACAATAGCGCTGGGAATGCTGCGTAACGGCCGTGGTCTCAATGGTTTCGATAAGATCACGACCTTCGTTCATGATCGAAGCGGCTGTAATTGAGATATCGCCATTGGCGGCAATCTGGCTGTAACTGTTGGTCAGCGCTCCCGTGTCGATGGTGATATCACCACCGGCCAGTAGCTGTGAGGCTGGACCATTGGCGGTCGCCGTCTCGCGTTTGGTCACGACGGTGGTGGTCGTGTCGCCGGATTGGGTGGTTTCGGTCGAGGTATCGACGGTCGCGGTCAGACCATCGCGACGGTTGGTCAGCGAGGCGACGTTGAGCACCATATCGCCGGCCACGGCTTCAATCGTACCGGACCTGTTGTCGAGCGCACCAGCGCGACCACTGCTCAATCCCTTGATCGTCAGGTCTGTTTCAGCGAGCACATCGGCATTGACATTGGTGAAGCTGCCGTCAAGCCGGTAGGTCGAGGACGTGCCTGAATAGAGAAGCCCAGTATTGGTAAGACTGCCTGCAAGTTCAGCAAGCAGGAAGCCGCCCGCAGAACCGATGCTGCCCGCATTGTCGAGTGAGGCTGCGCGCAGGGAAAGCTGACTGCCGCCATTGACGACACCGCCCGCCAGAACCGACACACTTCCGGCGCTGCCGTTGTTGCGACCCGTAAGACTGAGTGCGCCGTTCGATCTGAGCTTGCCGGACAATGTGGTGTCGCCATCGACTGCAAGGCCGATGGCATCGCGGGCCGAGATGTCTCCCGCGTTCTGCAGGTTGCCGGAGAGCGCAACGCTCACGGACTGGTCATGCGCCGTCAGGTGTCCCTGGTTGACGAGGGTCGTGGCTTCGAGGCCGATGGTTCCGGCATTGATCGTGCCGCTGTTGGAGATGGTGCCGCTGGTCGTACGCAAAGAAAGCGCATCCTCGACCAGCATATCGCCGGAATTGCCGATAACGCCGCCAGCGGTAACGCTCGCATCCTTCATGCTTAGCAACGTACCGGCGTTGGAAAGACCGTTCTCCGTGGTAACATCGAGCGTGCCGCCCTGTGCGGCAATCGAGCCGTCATTGACA
The DNA window shown above is from Agrobacterium tumefaciens and carries:
- a CDS encoding DUF637 domain-containing protein, yielding MARNRKRVKQNGDLRPSRHGSRLVLFARKSLAFILSILVATQPLMVQAQEIRADQAANAANQPGVGASGNGVPLINIVTPNAAGLSHNKYSDFNVGPNGAILNNSNQDLLRSQLGGLVQGNGNLRDSGPASVILNEVSGSGRSLLQGAVEVHGGAANVVIANPNGLTCDGCGFINTPRVTLSTGTPELGPDGSLSGLRVNGGDVRIGADGADLGSVNIFDIVSRKIAIDGPVRAGGELNLVAGRNSYAYQSGLVTPLASDGDEPAIAIDSSLLGGMYAGSIKIISTDKGAGVRMAGQMAANAGAMTLTADGRLVLGKAQAKQAITARSQKDTVRIESTLFSDEAITLEGLSAVELADHALVIARGDVALKGGAISLGTDALAASGTDSTGQQATTGTLSVEASTLEAGKGQLAAGGLLTIRAGALDLTRADDMGRDTLRSRSDIVIEASSIDARNGQITAGNDLTVKSTQNLSLNDGHYVSGGMLLAQAAQLTSSASLAARSVAKLETLDGNLNHSGEIAGNGGTVLSSAQDIANSGRVVSTDKVTLTAAGTLRNSSAGLVAADGGVSASAGTIVNDGSIAAQGGTLDVTTENGLSNAGTLLSMKDASVTAGGVIGNSGDMLVEDALSLRTTSGTISNSGTINAGTIGLEATTLVNQGHLTAHDQSVSVALSGNLQNAGDISARDAIGLAVDGDTTLSGKLRSNGALSLTGRNNGSAGSVSVLAGGVVNGGSQLSLRAASLDNAGSIGSAGGFLLAELAGSLTNTGLLYSGTSSTYRLDGSFTNVNADVLAETDLTIKGLSSGRAGALDNRSGTIEAVAGDMVLNVASLTNRRDGLTATVDTSTETTQSGDTTTTVVTKRETATANGPASQLLAGGDITIDTGALTNSYSQIAANGDISITAASIMNEGRDLIETIETTAVTQHSQRYCARRILGVCVDRKTRYWTTTESDTSSRTYDAVFGTIEAGGTLSANVSGYLNNNAVRGQANQIGLSSGNRALSSADIASTSEARNLASISALDVSVNSLLGRQATFQTAAAPNMPFLIETRSEFIDPSKFLGSDYFLKTIGSYDPNQPLKRLGDAYVEYRLIRDQIFNLTGSRALGSGLDPYKLMQALYDNAADARQELGLTFGVSLTPSQRAALTKDIVWMEKQVVDGQEVLVPRLYLSASTAANTSLASAQIRAGEASIETAALTNSGAISTVGNLAIDTTATLFNNGGSLFAGADIVIDAGSIFSNRSGTVSGRNVTVEADTIVNDTVKVRDVYANGFADRAQQAARIEAREDLLLKASGSIVSEGGQFVAGDDMTLDAGGAIDISALELERSRDDKIKGGYDRAYSLTNTLAELQAGGNLLIDAGDDLALRGARASAGENVTLQADGDVSITSVQNRENRDLKLDIKTSGFLGTETNIRRQSSSVETEATTITAGKDVSVISESGDVTLQAPHVKSGGETRLEAEEGKVALLTNTDQSFKQDFKREEDLFWWNERDQGKAEETIRHVEIEAGGGLKIDAGNGIVIEYHKTGNLEASLDQLAQSPGLAWVGEIRNDPALAGQVDWKAVDAQFQQWDYKSQGLTEAGAALVTLVTAALTGPMTGFTASLTSSVAGSLGLAGNAVAEAAIQAGLQSLINKSAVALVNNQGDIGAALKELGSSANIRSLLTSMVAAGLTVQLADVAGVGYELPADAPLADRIVQDIQQGLIRATVKAGVSTAIEGGKLDDNLLGALRLEAAAVLSENVAQEIGKAYHTGEIDKVSQMIAHAALGCAAGAIAAGDCKSGAIGGVVGEVTAELFEKSIHDTLTEGDLTRDEAIVLVNNWRASGVDVARVAAGLAAALAGGDVDTGADAGGNAAENNAFWIPVIIVIGVILEATDKVLLASDAVDITVATYECNAGSQSACDQAVSMAQQAAKDAMIELTIGSVVPGSKAGADLLRWVRKNADADTVQAIEKAVSAGGAANVNSGLKLKNQLAAQEIAGGHGFQKHVLEQGEFAGIGIRTRQQYAEHIENVLNNPSSIRYTSDGRSFYLQESTGTVVVRNSKAVDGGTAFQPTNWGEYISQLPTRTEPYP